A window of the Candidatus Omnitrophota bacterium genome harbors these coding sequences:
- the fabZ gene encoding 3-hydroxyacyl-ACP dehydratase FabZ, which translates to EKRYYTPSMKIAYSDNEAKVEALPSGRFKVTAEIEYDHPLIKRQRLEIIIDEEVFKKEIAPAKTYCFDYEIEQLEAIGLAKGGSLKNAIVIGEKGIHNKEMMTFEDEFVRHKILDLMGDLYLIGRPVKADITSFCGGHTSNTALAKLFAKDIEMTGGGVVPEYPMELDLEGVKSAIPHRPPFLFVDSVTITEEAKAAVGRRLILPDEWFFKGHFPERPVLPGVLITEALAQTACVLLLSKPDWKGKLPFFMGINNVKFRRPVNPGDELILKVEIIRPRMRGGKAAGQAYVGDALVCECEFSFSLVDKE; encoded by the coding sequence GAAAAAAGATATTACACGCCTTCAATGAAAATTGCCTACTCCGACAACGAGGCGAAGGTGGAAGCCCTTCCGTCGGGCCGTTTCAAGGTGACGGCCGAGATCGAATACGACCATCCGCTTATCAAGAGACAGCGTCTTGAGATCATCATAGACGAGGAAGTGTTCAAAAAAGAAATAGCTCCCGCGAAAACATACTGTTTTGATTATGAGATAGAGCAGCTCGAGGCCATAGGCCTTGCCAAAGGCGGCAGCCTCAAGAACGCCATCGTCATAGGAGAGAAGGGCATCCACAACAAAGAGATGATGACTTTTGAAGACGAGTTCGTGCGTCACAAGATACTCGATCTCATGGGTGACCTGTATCTGATAGGCCGTCCCGTAAAAGCGGACATCACTTCTTTCTGCGGCGGCCACACCTCCAACACGGCTCTGGCGAAACTTTTTGCCAAAGACATAGAAATGACCGGAGGGGGCGTTGTCCCCGAATATCCGATGGAACTGGATCTGGAAGGCGTTAAATCCGCGATACCTCATCGTCCGCCTTTCCTTTTTGTAGACAGCGTCACCATCACTGAAGAGGCGAAAGCGGCAGTCGGCCGTCGGCTGATCCTGCCCGATGAATGGTTTTTCAAGGGACATTTTCCCGAAAGGCCGGTTCTTCCGGGCGTGCTGATAACGGAAGCCCTCGCGCAGACGGCGTGCGTTCTTCTTCTTTCAAAGCCGGACTGGAAGGGCAAACTGCCTTTTTTCATGGGAATCAATAATGTGAAATTCCGCAGGCCGGTAAATCCGGGCGACGAGCTCATCCTCAAGGTTGAGATCATCAGGCCGAGGATGAGAGGCGGAAAAGCCGCCGGACAGGCCTATGTGGGAGATGCTCTGGTGTGCGAGTGCGAATTCT